A window of the Candidatus Krumholzibacteriia bacterium genome harbors these coding sequences:
- the panB gene encoding 3-methyl-2-oxobutanoate hydroxymethyltransferase, protein MSKRTLHHLKQARSRGEHIVVVTAYDHASARIVDRAGVDAILVGDSLGMVVQGHDSTLPVTLDDVVYHTRCVTRAKPRAHVVADLPFGTFQRGPAAALDAAIRLVQEAGAEAVKVEGAGARLASIESIVGADVPVWGHVGLTPQSIHAFGGYRVQGRAEDAGLRVFEAARAVEQAGAAVLVLECIPHALAADITAAVSIPTIGIGAGPECDGQVLVFHDLLGFDDAFHPRFVKRYADALGDLTGAVRAFADEVRSGAFPTLDHSYEGAAEVEADEAERDG, encoded by the coding sequence ATGAGCAAGCGCACCCTCCATCATCTGAAGCAGGCGCGGAGTCGCGGTGAGCACATCGTGGTGGTCACCGCCTACGACCACGCGAGCGCGCGGATCGTCGACCGAGCGGGAGTCGACGCGATCCTCGTGGGGGACAGCCTGGGCATGGTGGTCCAGGGGCACGACAGCACGCTACCGGTCACGCTCGACGACGTGGTCTATCACACGCGCTGCGTGACTCGGGCGAAGCCGCGTGCCCACGTCGTGGCCGACCTACCCTTCGGAACCTTCCAGCGTGGACCCGCCGCCGCACTCGACGCGGCGATCCGTCTGGTGCAGGAGGCCGGAGCCGAAGCGGTCAAGGTCGAGGGTGCGGGTGCGCGCCTGGCGAGCATCGAGTCGATCGTCGGGGCCGATGTCCCGGTGTGGGGGCATGTCGGGCTCACCCCGCAGTCCATCCACGCCTTCGGCGGCTATCGGGTCCAGGGCCGGGCCGAGGACGCCGGGCTGCGGGTGTTCGAGGCCGCGCGGGCCGTGGAGCAGGCGGGCGCAGCGGTTCTGGTCCTCGAGTGCATCCCCCACGCACTGGCGGCCGACATCACGGCCGCGGTCTCGATTCCCACGATCGGGATCGGGGCAGGACCCGAGTGCGACGGACAGGTGCTGGTCTTCCACGACCTCCTCGGGTTCGACGATGCATTCCATCCGCGTTTCGTGAAGCGTTATGCCGATGCCCTCGGTGACCTGACGGGCGCGGTGCGCGCTTTCGCCGACGAGGTCCGTTCGGGGGCCTTCCCGACGCTCGACCACAGCTACGAGGGCGCGGCCGAGGTCGAGGCCGACGAGGCGGAACGTGACGGGTGA
- a CDS encoding deoxynucleoside kinase: MDCPWRSIAIEGVIGAGKTSLARMLAEEIGADLDLEVVEENPFLSRFYEDRRSHAFVTQMFFLLSRYRQQMARTQMDLFGPRVVADYLFAKDRIFANITLDEDELRLYERIADVLDEKIPRPEVVVYLQASTEVLLRRIAWRGRAFERNMDPEYIQTLNEAYNYFFFHYTETPLLVVNTNDLDFVRNRRHYEDLRNNIVEPFTGTRYYAPSWS; encoded by the coding sequence GTGGACTGTCCGTGGCGGAGCATCGCGATCGAGGGCGTCATCGGGGCCGGCAAGACGAGCCTCGCCCGCATGCTGGCCGAGGAGATCGGCGCCGACCTCGACCTCGAGGTGGTGGAGGAGAATCCTTTCCTGAGCCGCTTCTACGAGGACCGGCGCAGCCATGCCTTCGTCACCCAGATGTTCTTCCTGCTGAGCCGCTACCGGCAGCAGATGGCGCGCACGCAGATGGACCTGTTCGGACCGCGCGTGGTGGCGGACTACCTCTTTGCCAAGGATCGCATCTTCGCTAACATCACCCTCGACGAGGACGAGCTGCGGTTGTACGAGCGTATCGCCGATGTCCTCGACGAGAAGATCCCGCGTCCGGAAGTCGTGGTCTACCTCCAGGCGAGCACCGAGGTCCTGCTGCGGCGCATCGCGTGGCGCGGTCGGGCCTTCGAGCGCAACATGGATCCGGAGTACATCCAGACCCTGAACGAGGCCTACAACTACTTCTTCTTCCACTACACGGAGACGCCCCTTCTCGTCGTCAATACGAACGATCTGGATTTCGTCCGCAATCGTCGCCACTACGAAGACCTGCGGAACAACATCGTCGAGCCCTTCACGGGCACGCGTTACTACGCCCCCTCGTGGTCGTGA
- the folK gene encoding 2-amino-4-hydroxy-6-hydroxymethyldihydropteridine diphosphokinase: MHRIVHLGLGSNQGDRAAHLRAAVRAIANWPEVEGLDLSPVYETTHVGSEPGPLHLNLCVALHGAPAADEILRRGQGLERGAGRAVNGHMRPRPLDVDLLLDGAVRSSDPRLTLPHPRMHERRFVLQPLYDLDPSLTIPGESEPLAALLEREDVARQSIERVEVELGPDPGDGA; encoded by the coding sequence ATGCATCGGATCGTGCATCTGGGTCTGGGCAGCAACCAGGGTGACCGTGCGGCCCACCTGCGGGCCGCGGTGCGTGCGATCGCCAACTGGCCGGAGGTCGAGGGCCTGGACCTGAGTCCGGTGTACGAGACCACGCACGTCGGCTCGGAGCCCGGTCCACTCCATCTCAACCTCTGCGTGGCACTGCACGGGGCGCCGGCCGCCGACGAGATCCTCCGGCGCGGACAGGGGCTCGAGCGGGGAGCGGGGCGCGCGGTCAACGGTCACATGCGACCCCGTCCCCTGGACGTCGACCTGCTGCTCGACGGTGCGGTGCGGAGCTCCGATCCGCGGCTGACCCTGCCGCATCCGCGGATGCACGAGCGGCGATTCGTGCTGCAACCGTTGTACGATCTGGATCCTTCGCTCACCATACCGGGCGAGTCCGAACCCCTGGCCGCGCTGCTCGAACGCGAGGACGTGGCCCGCCAGTCGATCGAGCGGGTCGAGGTCGAACTCGGGCCGGATCCCGGCGACGGTGCCTGA
- a CDS encoding dihydroneopterin aldolase: MRTENHDRIELRLPSLPCRIGVLPGENEWTQPVRVELTVDLDLSMAPGRGLDSTLDYAGLHRVVRERVLSQRWDLVEALAGALLEDALADERVRRAHVMVEKCAPPLGIGAGPVRIHMTRSRGGAG; encoded by the coding sequence ATGCGCACCGAGAACCACGATCGGATCGAACTCCGTCTCCCTTCGCTGCCCTGTCGGATCGGCGTGCTGCCGGGGGAGAACGAGTGGACCCAGCCCGTCCGGGTGGAGCTGACCGTCGACCTGGATCTGTCGATGGCACCGGGCCGGGGTCTGGATTCCACTCTCGACTACGCCGGGCTGCACCGCGTCGTACGGGAGCGCGTCCTGTCGCAACGGTGGGACCTCGTCGAGGCCCTCGCCGGAGCCCTGCTGGAGGACGCCCTGGCCGACGAACGGGTCCGCCGGGCGCACGTCATGGTGGAGAAGTGCGCGCCTCCCCTGGGAATCGGCGCCGGGCCGGTGAGGATCCACATGACGCGATCCCGAGGGGGTGCCGGGTGA
- a CDS encoding tetratricopeptide repeat protein: MTIEFRRVTAAVAVVVAATLAAAPAQAQCSPSELSTAQQSYSTAYQFVQANQWAEAIPSLEKAVESCPEHWESVELMAQAKMRTQSFTEAGDWYAKLIEGKYDGVLARVENRILAPYGFVLLKNRNWREAEKVYEAVLTHDPADKDAHERLVYAYTNSDDLRNAIEHLEALYAMETGAKQQEIANRIGKAFETLGEPISAKQWYELGGGGSTGMFKIALDHFNRQEWQEAADAFRGFLDKRPESAAAWKNLGQSLQQLGKLEEAVDAYQEALDLQPDRYDVASSLGFLYSDLNQWNKAAALAQDALANWADEVPEKDSMYFLMGKILEKRDANYREAIRMFEEAKDDPYWGELAVKEINRQQQLIEIERMQSGQGR, encoded by the coding sequence ATGACCATCGAATTCCGCCGGGTGACGGCGGCCGTCGCCGTCGTCGTCGCCGCGACGCTCGCCGCGGCCCCCGCGCAGGCCCAGTGCAGTCCGAGCGAGCTGAGCACGGCTCAGCAGAGCTACAGCACCGCCTACCAGTTCGTGCAGGCCAACCAGTGGGCCGAAGCGATCCCCTCGCTGGAGAAGGCCGTCGAGTCCTGCCCGGAACACTGGGAGAGCGTCGAACTCATGGCCCAGGCCAAGATGCGCACGCAGTCCTTCACCGAAGCCGGCGACTGGTACGCCAAGCTGATCGAGGGCAAGTACGACGGCGTCCTGGCGCGCGTCGAGAACCGGATCCTGGCGCCCTACGGCTTCGTCCTGCTCAAGAACCGGAACTGGCGGGAGGCCGAGAAGGTCTACGAGGCCGTGCTCACGCACGATCCCGCCGACAAGGACGCGCACGAGAGGCTCGTGTACGCGTACACCAACAGCGATGATCTGCGCAACGCGATCGAGCATCTCGAGGCGCTCTACGCCATGGAGACCGGGGCGAAGCAGCAGGAGATCGCCAACCGTATCGGCAAGGCCTTCGAGACGCTCGGCGAGCCGATCTCGGCCAAGCAGTGGTACGAGCTCGGCGGTGGCGGCTCGACGGGCATGTTCAAGATCGCCCTCGACCATTTCAATCGGCAGGAGTGGCAGGAGGCCGCCGACGCCTTCCGCGGTTTCCTCGACAAGCGACCCGAGAGCGCGGCCGCCTGGAAGAACCTGGGTCAGAGCCTGCAGCAGCTCGGCAAGCTCGAAGAGGCGGTCGATGCCTACCAGGAGGCCCTGGATCTGCAGCCGGATCGCTACGACGTGGCGAGCAGTCTCGGATTCCTGTACTCGGACCTGAACCAGTGGAACAAGGCGGCGGCCCTGGCCCAGGACGCTCTGGCCAACTGGGCCGACGAGGTGCCCGAGAAGGACAGCATGTACTTCCTCATGGGCAAGATCCTCGAGAAGCGCGACGCGAACTACCGGGAGGCGATCCGGATGTTCGAGGAGGCCAAGGACGATCCCTACTGGGGAGAGCTGGCCGTCAAGGAGATCAACCGTCAGCAGCAGCTGATCGAGATCGAGCGCATGCAGAGCGGTCAGGGTCGCTGA